In Clostridium thermosuccinogenes, the genomic stretch GCACATATATTCCCGCCATCGTAAACAATGTCCCCATGAAAATTGTGAGCAACATGTGGCGCAATAAAGGGGCATACTGGATCATAGCAAGACCTGAAATCAAGTCATGGGCTGATTTAAAAGGCAAAAAAATAGGATCCGCACAGCCTACGGGCGGTATGAAGCTCACCCTCATGGAAGTGCTGACCCAGAACGGAATCGACCCGGAAAAGGATGTTGAGCTTATCGCCAACGGATCTTATCAAACTGCCTATGCCACCCTTACCTCCGGAGAAGTGGATGCCACTATCATTCACCAGCCTTATGCCACCCTTGCAGAAAAAGAAGGCACTGGGCACGTGCTGGCAAAGACATGGGAATTCCTTCCCGGATATCATACCGGAGTACTGGTGGCTTCCCAGAAAATGATAGATGAGCAACCGGATGTGGTTGAGCGGGTGCTGGAGGTCTATTTCTACGCCAATAATTACGCTAAAAACCATTTGGATGAGTTTATACCCTGGGCAGCCAAATATTTGAATGTGGATGAGGATACGGCCCGCAAAGCCATTGAAGCGGAAATAGTGCTTTGGGAAAACGATCCTATAGTCGATACAAACCGTCTGCAAGTAACAGAAGATCTGCTTACCAAATATGGAATGCAGAGGGAATCCTACAAGGTTGACGGCGTCGTCGACAACCGGTTTGCCGAAAAGGTTGCAAAAGCCTTAAAACTCGGAAAATATGCTTCATAAAAATTAAGCAAAAGGAGAAGGAATCATGCCTGCTATTGAGTTTCGCAATATATCAAAATATTATGAAAATTGGGAAGGCGAAGAAACAACAGCGCTTAAAGATATAAACCTGACGGTCAAGGATGGCGAATTTGTCTGCATCCTTGGGCCCAGCGGATGCGGAAAAAGTACGCTTCTGGAAATAGCAGCAGGACTTTTGCCCCATTCGGAAGGTGAGATTTTATTGGATGGCAAGCTTCAGTCCGGCACCAGCCGCGATATTGGAGTGGTTTTTCAGGACTCATCCCTCTTTCCCTGGCGAAGTGTAAGAAAAAATATAGAGTTTGGTCTGGAAGTGGCAGGTGTAAGTAAAGAGGAACGGCTTCAGAAAGTGCAAAAGGCAATTGAAATGGTTGGGTTAAAAGGCTTTGAAAATAAATACCCCCACCAGCTTTCCGGAGGTATGCGCCAGCGAGCCGGTATTGCCCGCACTTTGGTGAATGATCCTGCCTGCATACTTATGGATGAGCCCTTCAGCGCAGTAGATCACTTGACTCGCCTTGCTCTCCAGGATGAGATTATCAGGATTTGGCAGCAAGAGAAAAAAACCATACTTTTTGTCACCCATGATGTCTCCGAAGCGGTATATCTCTCAACTCGCATAGTGCTGCTCACGCCACGTCCCGGGCGCATACAGCGGATTTTTGAAGTTCCCTGTGGCTGGCCGCGGAGCCGTAATAACCCGGCACTGCTGGATATAGTGGAGAAAATCTACATGTGCCTCAACAATCCTGATGAAAACGAAGATATGATCGAATATAACATATGAGTGAAGGAGGATGTAAAATGTCGGATAATGTATTAAAACAATTCAATTTAACCGATGAGGAATATTTGAAATTGGACGAGGTGGAATTCAGGGCCAGATTCCGTGAAAGAGTGCATCACACCCTGGAGATTCAGACCTATGCCGCCGCAAACGGCGATGAGGTTCTGAAAGAAAATCAGAGCGCGACAGCCAAGAAGTTTATCAGGCTTTGGGAGGAACGGAACCTGCCCAAGGATCTTCCCGAATATGTATACGCAAAGAAGCTGATAGAATTTTCCGAAACACTGCTAAGGGGCGAAAAACTAGATTTAAGCGAATATGAACCTTATAAGCTGTCGGATGAGGAGAAGGATGCGTTTTTTAAGGTTATCAAGGAAAGAAGGTCGGTGAGGCATTTCACTGATGAAAGAGTTCCTGACGAGCTGATTGACAAAATACTGGAAAGTGGATTGTGGGCAGCCCATTCGTGCAATTTGCAGTCAATAAAATATCTGGTGGTTATGGAGGAAACCACTCCTGGATTATTTAAAGGAAGCGATGTTCCTGGAGGCCCGGTTCACCTGGTAGTGCTTCAGGATGAACGAGTATACAGGGCCAATCCTTTGAACCCGGTAAGAAACCGGCTGATAGATGCAGGTGCAGCAGCCCAGAATATGGTTCTTGCAGCCCATGCCCTGGGATTAGGCAGTGTATGGTTGACCTTCAACGATGCGATGATAGAGAGGATCAGCAAATATTTCAACCTGCCGGAATACCTGAAATTAGTGACATATGTGGATGTCGGCTATCCCAATCAAACCCCGTATGCGCCTCAGAGAAAAACATTAAAGGAAGCGATAGAGGCAAGGGTTTAGCCTGTCCAATAGAAGGAGTGGTATAGTGAAAATCCTAATAACAGGAGGAAGTCAAGGCATTGGGCTGGCAATTGCAAAAGAGCTCCATACTGCCGGACATGAGCTTTTCCTGGTAGCAAGAAATCCGGAAAGACTAGACAGTACTATCAAAAGCTTTTCCGCCAAAGTCCAAGGCTTTGCCTGTGACATTGGAAAAGAAGGGCAAATTGATGCATTGATAAATGCCACCCGGCGGGAGAATTTCTATCCGGATGTGATAGTTCTTAACGCCGCAGCTTTCGGAGGCCCCGAAAGATCGGTGCTAAAACCTTCTCCGGATGAGCTGAGGCAACTGCTGGAAGTCAACGTCCTGTCAAATTATCAATTGGTGCAAGGTTTTATTGAAACTTTGAAAAAAAGCCAGTATCCCCGCATTATAATAATCGGGTCAACCGCCGGGATAAGAGTTGATGATGGCTCCCTTTACGGAGTCACCAAATGGGCATTAAGGTCCTATTCCTATTTTTTGAGGAATGAACTGAAACAGCTTGGAGTCGGAGTCACTTTAATAAATCCGGGGGGAACCTTTACCCAAAAACGCGTTCCCAATGAAAAAATCCCTGCCGACAGGCTTCTTGAAGCCTCAGACGTAGGAAAGCTTGTGGCAGCCATCCTTACCCTCTCCCCCCAGGCAGTTGTTGAAGAATTGAATATCCGCCCTCTTTTAGGCGATACTTATTGAGCACCCTTAACGGTGCTAACTGATCACGCATGTAATATTTACCGATCATACTGGGTAATGCCTACTGATCATGCTTGAATATTACTAATTATATTTATTTATGGAAGAAAATAACCGCTGTTCTCTCATCAGAGAAAAGCGGTTATTTGCATTTAATGTAAGTTTATGATATTAGTCAAGTGTATTCCAAAAACTAAGTTGAGCATACTCGCTATGAATGTGCGCTTGCGATATTGATCACCAGCCTAACGCCGAGGATTTATTAACGTCCAGTGCCAACCCCCATCACAAAGCACGCCCTTCTCTAAATCTTTTTCTAAATCTTTTTCTAAATCTTATTCTAAATCTTATTCTAAATTTTTTTATAAACCTTTCTCTATATCCAACTTTAAGTTTATCTTTAAAATATCCTTTTTTCTGCTAAAGCCCTATTTCATGAGGCTTAAATCGTCCACTGGTCGTGTATGATGCCGACAATATACCACTGGTCACTCTTCTTTTCAAATACCAGCCGGAGGCTTCTCCAGTCCATTCCTTCATACTGGGGATCGATACCCGGGAAGTGGTATTCTACGATTATTGAGTTTTTATATACTTCAAAGCTGTTATTTAGTGAGTTTCCATGCCCCAGCACCTTATTATAGCCTACTTCGTCCGCATTGATAAAGTCCTCATCATATATGAACCTTTTGTGATAGTCCGGGAAAGTGAGTTCTATAGGCTCTCCCGAGCCATCGTAATATCCCCACATGTATACCTTGGATTCGTCCATGCTCTCAATTTCCTCTGCGGTAAACACCAGGTTTTCCTTTACATCCACATATCCATAAGGAGAGAAACGCACTCCTTTGTCAGGATGGATATACTGTGAAAGTTTTTTAAGGTCATAATCCTTAAGGGCGGTCAATACTTCGGTAGCCCTGTCGTCGATAATGCTCTTAATGTACTCTTCGGTGTCCTTTTGAAGCACCTCTCCTTTTTCATTCAAATCGCTTTTTTGTTTGTCATCATCTTTGTTCTGGCCTGTGCCGCTGCCCTGATTCTGTTCGATTTTATCCTCCGTCTTAGGTTTATCTATCACCTTCACATCATCAGTGTCCAGCTGCAGGGTGCTGCAAGCAACGAAAGCAAATATTGAAACTGTAAGCACCGGCAGTATCAGAAACTTCTTTTTCATTTTACATTACCTCCATCAATCAGAATTTGTTTCTTTCTACATTTATCATAGCATCCGGTTGTTTCATCCTTAAATCAAACTTGTTTCAAAGTTGTAACTTTTTAAAGGCATGATGCTTATCCCTGCTGCAGGACAGGCAGCCTTACCTTTGCTGCCGTACCCTTTTCAATGCCCGGTTTAAGCTCAATGGAGCCTTTATGCTCCTCGACTATATATTTCACAATAGGAAGGCCCAATCCTGTACCCGTTATGTTTCGGGCATTTTCAGCCCTGTAAAATCGTTCAAACACCTTTTCAGCTTCCTTCTCGGGAATGCCGATTCCCTGGTCGGTTATGGACAGGAGAGCCATATTTGCATCCCTGTGAAGTTTTACTTCCACTGTGGATGGGGACGGTGAGAACTTAAAAGCATTATCCAGAAGGTTCACGATCATCTGGATCAGCTTTTCCCTGTCTCCCCATATGAAAATATCCGGCTCAATGCCGGAGACTATCCTTATTCCATATTTTTGTGCCCTGAGGGACATTTTTTCTATCGTTTCCTTTACAATAGACGATAGATTCAACCTGCCAAACTGGAAACTTTCCTTATTGGAGTCTATTCTGGACAGGGTCAGAACCTCATCCACCAGTTTTGCCAGACGCCTGGACTCATTGTTCAGATGATATACCGCCTTTTCCATATCAGGATGTCCTTTCACTTCATCCATCAGAAGCTCGGAATAGCCTTTAATGGCGGTCAAAGGGGTTCTGAGCTCATGGGACACGTTGGATACAAACTGTTTTTGCCTTTGTATATAATCCTGAAGCTGAGCGCCCATTGCATTGAAGCTCCGGTAAAGCTGGGCTATTTCGTCGGAACCTTTTATTTTAAGCGGCACAAAGTTCCGGTTGGCATAATTTTCTGCCGCCACTGCCAGCTTGTTTATGGGCTTGGTCACTTTTGCCGCAATATTGGCTATTAAAAAAGTAATCAATATTGTAAATAGGCCTGCCCCGATGAACAGTATATTTATAAACCTGCCGGTGAAATCCCTGAAAAAGGTCAATGGGTATATTATCTCCAAAATTGCGATGGTGTTTTCCTGGACACAAACCGGAGACGCAAAATATATTCTGTTGTCCCTGATGATATAAGCATAATTGCCTTTAGAAGCCGCCTCCAGGATTTTTTTATTCTCATATTCGGTTATGCTGTCCTTCTCATTACTTTTAGAAGATGCCAGAAGGCTGTAGTTTTCATCATATATCCGGATATTGCCCAGAATCAGGCCTAATTTGCTGATTACGCCTGAAGCCGTTTCACTGCTCAAATCTTCAGAGCTGTCATTTTTGATAATGTGCATCTGGGATATATAAATTTCAGCCAGCTTGCTTTGCTCAATGAGCTGCTGTTCTATAGAGCTTATGCTGAGCTGTTTGATTCCTTCCATGACCAAAATGCCTACCAGCAGCAGAGTCAGCATGGTTGCAAGGAGATTGCCTGTTATAAGCCGGGCCTTCAGCTTCATTTTCTATGCACCTCCATAACGGTAGCCAAAGCCATATATGGTTATTATGTGCTTTGGATTGCTGCTGTCGTCTTCAATCTTCTTTCTCAAGCGGGTGATGCAGATATCCACTACCCGGGTGTCTCCCATGAAATCATATCCCCATACCTTCTGCAGGAGCTCCTCCCTGGAAAACACCTTATGAGGGTTTCTGACAAACACTTCAAGAAGTTCATACTCCTTCAATGTGAGCTCGACCAGTTTTCCCCTTTTAAAAACCGTCCTGTTATCCAGGTCCACCATAAGCTCATAGTCTCCCACTTTGTTTTCCTTTGGTTCATCATTCCTCTCAAGGCGTCTTAGCACTGCCTTTATACGGGCGATCAGCTCCCTTGCGTCAAAAGGCTTTGTTATATAATCATCGGCTCCCAGCTCCAGCCCGAGAACCTTGTCTACTATGTCATCCTTTGCAGTGAGCATGATAACCGGTGTCTTGCGCTTATTTGTTATTTCTCTGCACACCTCATGTCCGCTGATATCCGGAAGCATGATATCCAGCAATACCAGGTCGGGATTAAAGCTATCAAACAGCCGCAGCCCGGATTTTCCATCCGGGGCTGTAGCTACCTGAAATTTCTCTCTTTTCAGTATCATTTCAATCAGGTCCAAAATAGCCTGCTCATCATCTATTACAAGAATTTTCGTCACTCTACTTCTCTCCTACTAACAAAATTGCCAGCAAAAATATATGGAAATTATCTGCAAATAAATATAGTTGCAATTATTTTTTTGATTTCACAAATCCGGATATACTGTCCCAAATGCAAAACCCGATAAAAATTAAAGCAAATATTGTCTTTTGGATATTTACCTGCTCCATTATTTGAGAAGCAGGCATTTTAAGAAGCTCTGCCACTTTTGACAGAAAGCTTCCATTAAATAATGCTGTATCCTGCATCATACAATATAATAGTATGCAGATACCCAGATTGTATACTGCATTAACTGCTGCCAAGGCTGAGTTCCAGTGCATGGCTATATATTTCCACACCAGAATGCCCAGAGAAACCGCCACAAACATAAGCATCACAGGAATATATATCTGTAGACGTTGAACGTTCAGCAAAGGTTCAATATGAATAGTATCATTTCCGCCCACGCTGTACCATCCAATCATCTGAGGCTTAGTTATCAACAGCGCTGCAAACAGCATAGTAAAAAACATAGTGAATATGGTTTCGCCGCGGGATATTTTTCTTTTATCCTTTACTTGCAAATCCATAAGTTCATCTACTGTCCACTTCTTCTTTACATAAGGAAGCTTTCCCTCATTAACTCCAACCCTCTCCAGCACTGCAAAAATCAATGTTACCCAAACTATGCTCTGCATTACTCCCTGAAAAACACCGACAGACATATCAACAGCAACATCGACAAAAGCCTTTGGAAATCCGCTCTCCAACGGTGGATTTATGATACTCCCTATCAAAGCAATGAATGCCAGCACTATGGCAACAAGACCAGTAACCAGCTTTAGAACAGAAATATAGCTGTCATATAGATCGGGACCAACAAGATATTTTTTCTTACCGCTGTATTCTGCTGCAAGGTTGGCAGGATCGCCGAGTTTTTCCAAAACTTCTCTTACATCTTCTTCTGTGGCATCTTCAGGCAACATATCTGTTATATTTGACTCCAGTTCTCTGGCTATGTCTTCCCGTGCATCCTCAGGCAGATGCCTTGTGGCAGAATACACATAAAGATCAATCATTTTCATTATCCTCATCCTCCATTAATAAGACTTCCAGCTGGTTGGAAAGCGACTTCCACTCACTTTTCAGAAGCTGGTATACCTGTTTTCCTTTTTCACTTAATACATAGAATTTTCGCGGCCTGCTTTCTGTCGTGTCCCATTCGCTACTGAGAAGCTCTTGCTTTTCCAATCGTCTTAACAGCGGATAGAGGGTGCCTGCTTCGATCGCTGCATTTTTCTTCTCCAGCTTCTGTACGAGGGAATATCCATACTCAGGTTTTTGAAGCTGGCTTAATACGGAAAGCACCAGGGTACCCCGTCTAAGCTCTACAATAAGCGAATTAACTAAATCATTTACTGATTCCACGTAATCACCTCGTTTTTAGTATACTGTATGACATACACTATTGTCAATCATACATTATTAAAAAATTTATATTGTTGTATCAAACAAAATGTAGTTCAACAACAACTAAAATCCCAGTAATATTTGTTTCAACTTGCAACTATACCTGTAAAATGCCAACACATCAAGTTAACTTAAGATAGTGTTCTACAACTGAGATAGAATCACCGCAGAACTGCATCGAAAAGTTGCAGTTTTGTCCAGCTTGTCATATACTATGATATGGACATTTAACAAGAGGCTTAATATCTTTGAAGCAATAAAGATACTGTATCAATATATACTTTGGCAGTTTTAGCTTCCTTGCATCTAAGCACTGCTGGGAGGTTGCTTTTTAAGCTATGGATTGCTTTATATGATGCTATTTAAGTGTCTTTATTGAACTGCAGCCAATAGGTAAATCATTATGGCTGAATGTATTTTTCAAAAGAATTTCATGCCTCACCGTGCAGGTTTAATCCGATATGCCGGTATTTAAATTTACTATACAAGTTCAGAGTTAGAGAGTTGGCATGCTTAATTAAGAACTGCCGATTCGTTTGGGTTTTGGGAGTTGGCATATGCTCCGCTATACAAGCCATCACCAAGAGCTTCCACTACGTTACCTTTTTACCGGCATAACCGAAGGCTTTAAAGGAAGATCCTTGGCAATGATTGAAGATCAAAGGTGGTAATTTGCTTAATGGATAAAAAAGTTGAATTTTCAAATCACGATTTAAAAAAACTTATAGGTCCTCTCATAATAGAACAGGCACTGGCAATTTCGGTAGGCATGATAGACACCATCATGGTTTCCTCCCTGGGAGAGGCCGCAGTTTCAGGTGTATCGTTGGTGGACATGATTAACGTCCTTCTCATCAATATATTTGCAGCTCTGGCAACAGGGGGAGCTGTTGTGGCAAGCCAGTTTATCGGTGCAAGGGATTTGGAAAAGGCGCGCAGGTCTGCAAATCAGCTGTTGACGGTTACTTTTACCATTTCGTTGATAATAATGACAATTGCTCTTTTTTTACGTTCCCGTTTGCTCCTTTTGCTGTTCGGGACCATCGAAGATGATGTCATGAAAAATGCCATGACTTATTTCTTTATAACAGGACTAGCCTACCCGTTCATAGCCATATATAATTCATGCGCCGCGCTTTTTAGGGCTATGGGCAACTCCCGGGTTTCTATGGCCACATCGATGGTTGTAAATATGGTAAATGTTGCAGGCAATGCCTTTTGCCTTTTTATCCTGCGTATGGGCGTAGAAGGGGTTGCAATACCCACACTGGTATCCCAGGCTACAGGTTCGGCAATAATGCTGGTGCTCATTTCCAACCCTCACAGGGTGATTTATATAAGGCGGAAAGGCTTCAAGCCTGATTTCAATATCATTCGCAGAATATTGTTCATCGGGATTCCCAGTGGCCTGGAAAACAGCATTTTTCAGCTGGGCCGTCTTCTGGTGGTAAGCATCATCGCATATTTTGGAACAGTGCAGATAGCAGCCAACGCTGTGGCCAACAATCTGGATTCCTTGGGCTGCATTCCGGGACAGGCAATGAGCCTCGCGATGATAACTGTAATCGGTCAATGTATCGGTGCTCGTGACTACAAGCAGGCACGATATTACACAAAAAAGCTAATTAAAATAGCCTATGCCGTAACAGCAGGGATGAATGCCATAATACTTATATCTATGCCTTTGATATTGCGCATATATAATCTGTCCGATGAAACCTTGCGTCTTGCTGCGATATTGGTATTAATTCATAACGGATGCGCAATACTGCTCTGGCCTTCATCCTTTACACTGCCCAATGCGCTCCGGGCTGCCAATGATGTGAAATATACCATGTTCGTATCCATAGGCTCCATGTTTTTATTCCGGGTGGTTTTCAGCTATATTTTAGGAATAGGCCTGGGATGGGGAGCCATAGGTGTCTGGGTGTCTATGGTCATGGACTGGATAAGCCGCTTCTGCTTTTTCGTCTTCCGCTTCCGCTCAGGAAAATGGGAAACAAAATATATACCTGTTTCGTCGGACAATGTGGAATTAAGCGCATAAGAAATGAGCAAGCTTTGATTAAATATATGTGATTTTAATACTTTGTACGAATTGCACCCTAACCTTTATCAGGGTATTTATAAAAAACTAGCATGTTGTAAAATAGCATCAGTAACTCTATGTAAATTTTATACCTTATGCAAATTTAATGCAGCATAATGTTCTAAGCAGATTTATATAATCAATATCCTGAAAGTGATGAAAACAGCAACGATAAAGAAAGCCGCTTTTATGCTCTTTATCCATAGGAGCATAAGCGGCATTTCTTTTAAATTGGTTTGCTCTACCCTATTTTTCAGTGCAAACCTGAAAAATAAAAAATTTAAGATAAAACGACTCATCAGCCGCCCAAAGAATAGGATGGTCGGGAGCTTGCGTCCGGTACTCAACCTGCCTCAAGCGCTTTCTGGCATCCTTTGCGGCAAGGGCAATGGTTTTTTCAAACAGCTCCCGGGTCATAAAATGGGAGCAGGAACATGTCACCAGAAAACCCCCGTCCTTTACCAGCTTCATCCCCCGCAAATTTATCTCCTTATATCCTTTAGCCGCTTTCTTTACTGATTCTCTGGACTTGGTGAAAGCAGGCGGATCCAGTATGACCACATCAAATTGCTCACCTTTTTCTTCAAGCTGCGGCAGTAAATCAAAAACATCTGCAGCCTGGAAGCGTACTGTTCCCTCCAGGCCGTTTAATCTCGCGTTTTCTTCTGCTTCCGCTATGGCCAGCTCCGATGCATCCACACCCAAGACAGAAGCTGCCCCGGCAGCTCCTGCATTCAAAGCAAAAGAACCGGTATGGGTAAAGCAGTCCAATACTTTTGCTCCCTTGCACAGAGGTCTTATCGCAGCACGGTTGAGCTTTTGATCCAGAAAAAAGCCGGTTTTTTGGCCTTTTTCAACATCCACATAGTATTTGACACCGTTTTCCACAATCTGAACCTTGGTATCGAAAGGGTCGCCAATGAAGCCTTTTACTGGCTCCATGCCTTCTAAAGCCCGCACTTTTGCATCACTGCGTTCATAAACTCCCCGTATCGGCATTCCTTCCTCAGCAAGGATTTTTTTCAATGCCTCCACAATTTTCAATTTAAACCGGTCGATCCCCAGAGCAAGGGACTGAACCACCAGAACGTCGGAATATTTGTCCACTACCATTCCGGGTAGAAAATCGGCTTCTCCGAATATAAGGCGGCAACTGGACATATCTATGGTGCGCTTTCTGTATTCCACACAGTCTCTGACCCTCTGCTCTATAAAAGCGTCATCGATGACCTGTCCTTCCTTGCGGCTCATCATCCTGACCGTTATTTTGGAATTGGTGTTTATGAATCCTGTTCCCAAAGGATAACCGTTAAAGGCCTCAACCTTTACCAAATCACCATTGGTAAAGTTCCCATCTATCCTGCCAATTTCATTATCATAGATCCAGGCTCCCCCGGCACTCAAAGTCCTTCCTTCACCTTTTTTCAAAATCACTGTCGCCATACTGTTTTCTGTCTCCTTACGCATGCAAATCTTTTAATACAATTATCTTTCATAATTCCTTTCCTTATACGATTTTAAACTACATAACATAAAACATCAAGGAAGATTAAAAAGCCATCCCGGATTCATCACAACATCGAAAATCTTCCGGAATGGCTTTTATGCTCTATCTGATAATTTCTCGATACCTTACTTAATTTGTTGTGCCAGCTATTTGAGACAGTGTTGTTGAGAGTTAATAGAGATAGTTTGCGAAGTGAAAGATAAGACAAATCACATGAATTTAAGTCGACTGATTTGCCCCGCAACAAACATACCAGCTCTTCAACTCGGAACTATACTATTGAAAATGCCAGCTCAATTAGTCAAATTTACTGCCTCAGTCTTCATCTGTACAGCGATATAAAGCGCATGAGGTTATCCATGGTAAGGGCGAGGTCACTTTTACTGCGTAGCTTTGCTTCACTGAACGGAATTGCCACGCGGTTTATGCTGAAAATAGCGCTTACACCTTCATCGTATACACCTTCAATGTCATCACCGATATCCCCCACGATAGCTATCAAAGGAACTCCCTTTTTCTTAGTCCGTCGGGCCACACCGATAACCACCTTGCCGCCAAGCGACTGGGAATCGATTTTGCCTTCACCGCTGAAAACCAAATCAGCTCCATCCAGAAGCTCATTGAAGTGTACGGCATCCAGCACGGTTTCAATACCCATCTGCAGCTTGCTGCCAAAAAAGGCTGCCATACCGCCTCCCATACCTCCTGCAGCTCCTGCGCCTTTAAGATTGATGATGTCTCTGCCTAAATCTTTTTTAACTATTTCAGCCATATGGGCAAGGTTTTGGTCAAGGATGCGCACCATGGCCTCATCGGCACCCTTTTGCGGAGCAAACACAGCTGCAGCGCCCCGTGGGCCGCAAAGAGGATTATCTATATCACACATGGTAATCATCTCCACCCCTTTGAGGTCAGGGTCTAAGCCACTGGTGTCAATAGATGCAATTTCGGACAGAGATTCACCCACAGGTATAAAGGACTCACCCTTTGAATTGATAAACCGTACACCCAGGGCTGCTGCCGCTCCGGTACCTCCGTCATTAGTGGCGCTGCCTCCCAGTCCTATTATAATCTTCCTGCATCCTGAAGCGACGGCATGACTGATAAGCTGGCCGACACCGTATGTTGTGGTTTTTTCTGCATGCTTGTTCTCACCCACCAAGGGAAGGCCTGCTGCAGCCGCCATCTCCACCACGGCGGTATTATCCGGCAAAATCCCATAGAAACTCTTTATATCTTCAAAATAAGGACCTTTTACGGTAAGATGCACCTTTTTTCCTCCAACCGC encodes the following:
- a CDS encoding MATE family efflux transporter, which gives rise to MDKKVEFSNHDLKKLIGPLIIEQALAISVGMIDTIMVSSLGEAAVSGVSLVDMINVLLINIFAALATGGAVVASQFIGARDLEKARRSANQLLTVTFTISLIIMTIALFLRSRLLLLLFGTIEDDVMKNAMTYFFITGLAYPFIAIYNSCAALFRAMGNSRVSMATSMVVNMVNVAGNAFCLFILRMGVEGVAIPTLVSQATGSAIMLVLISNPHRVIYIRRKGFKPDFNIIRRILFIGIPSGLENSIFQLGRLLVVSIIAYFGTVQIAANAVANNLDSLGCIPGQAMSLAMITVIGQCIGARDYKQARYYTKKLIKIAYAVTAGMNAIILISMPLILRIYNLSDETLRLAAILVLIHNGCAILLWPSSFTLPNALRAANDVKYTMFVSIGSMFLFRVVFSYILGIGLGWGAIGVWVSMVMDWISRFCFFVFRFRSGKWETKYIPVSSDNVELSA
- a CDS encoding class I SAM-dependent rRNA methyltransferase → MATVILKKGEGRTLSAGGAWIYDNEIGRIDGNFTNGDLVKVEAFNGYPLGTGFINTNSKITVRMMSRKEGQVIDDAFIEQRVRDCVEYRKRTIDMSSCRLIFGEADFLPGMVVDKYSDVLVVQSLALGIDRFKLKIVEALKKILAEEGMPIRGVYERSDAKVRALEGMEPVKGFIGDPFDTKVQIVENGVKYYVDVEKGQKTGFFLDQKLNRAAIRPLCKGAKVLDCFTHTGSFALNAGAAGAASVLGVDASELAIAEAEENARLNGLEGTVRFQAADVFDLLPQLEEKGEQFDVVILDPPAFTKSRESVKKAAKGYKEINLRGMKLVKDGGFLVTCSCSHFMTRELFEKTIALAAKDARKRLRQVEYRTQAPDHPILWAADESFYLKFFIFQVCTEK
- a CDS encoding glycerate kinase, with product MKKILLIPDSFKGTMSSSEICEIMKKAIHTYYPETEVISIPVADGGEGTVDSFLAAVGGKKVHLTVKGPYFEDIKSFYGILPDNTAVVEMAAAAGLPLVGENKHAEKTTTYGVGQLISHAVASGCRKIIIGLGGSATNDGGTGAAAALGVRFINSKGESFIPVGESLSEIASIDTSGLDPDLKGVEMITMCDIDNPLCGPRGAAAVFAPQKGADEAMVRILDQNLAHMAEIVKKDLGRDIINLKGAGAAGGMGGGMAAFFGSKLQMGIETVLDAVHFNELLDGADLVFSGEGKIDSQSLGGKVVIGVARRTKKKGVPLIAIVGDIGDDIEGVYDEGVSAIFSINRVAIPFSEAKLRSKSDLALTMDNLMRFISLYR